The Athene noctua chromosome 11, bAthNoc1.hap1.1, whole genome shotgun sequence genome has a segment encoding these proteins:
- the NXT2 gene encoding NTF2-related export protein 2 isoform X2, translating into MWIKLVELQMNLSTFIMRQWIKEEGYALTRLYLDKATLIWNGNAVSGQEELNKFFEMLPSSEFQVNMLDCQPVHEQATQGQTTVLVVTSGTVKFDGDKQRYFNQNFLLTAQATPTNTVWKIASDCFRFQDWAS; encoded by the exons ATGTGGATCAAGCTTGTAGAGCTGCAGATGAATTTGTCAACATTTATTATGAGACAATGGATAAAAGAAGAAGGGTAT GCTTTAACAAGACTTTATTTGGACAAAGCAACGTTAATTTGGAATGGTAATGCAGTGTCTGGGCAAGAAGAACTGAATAAATTTTTTGAAATGTTACCATCTAGTGAATTCCAGGTTAATATGTTGGACTGCCAGCCTGTTCACG AGCAAGCTACTCAAGGCCAGACGACAGTCCTTGTGGTGACAAGTGGGACAGTAAAATTTGATGGTGACAAGCAGCGCTACTTCAATCAGAACTTCTTGCTGACAGCACAAGCCACACCTACCAACACAGTGTGGAAGATCGCCAGTGACTGCTTCCGCTTTCAGGACTGGGCCAGTTAG
- the NXT2 gene encoding NTF2-related export protein 2 isoform X1, with product MAAAVDFKTYVDQACRAADEFVNIYYETMDKRRRALTRLYLDKATLIWNGNAVSGQEELNKFFEMLPSSEFQVNMLDCQPVHEQATQGQTTVLVVTSGTVKFDGDKQRYFNQNFLLTAQATPTNTVWKIASDCFRFQDWAS from the exons ATGGCCGCCGCGGTG GATTTCAAAACCTATGTGGATCAAGCTTGTAGAGCTGCAGATGAATTTGTCAACATTTATTATGAGACAATGGATAAAAGAAGAAGG GCTTTAACAAGACTTTATTTGGACAAAGCAACGTTAATTTGGAATGGTAATGCAGTGTCTGGGCAAGAAGAACTGAATAAATTTTTTGAAATGTTACCATCTAGTGAATTCCAGGTTAATATGTTGGACTGCCAGCCTGTTCACG AGCAAGCTACTCAAGGCCAGACGACAGTCCTTGTGGTGACAAGTGGGACAGTAAAATTTGATGGTGACAAGCAGCGCTACTTCAATCAGAACTTCTTGCTGACAGCACAAGCCACACCTACCAACACAGTGTGGAAGATCGCCAGTGACTGCTTCCGCTTTCAGGACTGGGCCAGTTAG
- the KCNE5 gene encoding potassium voltage-gated channel subfamily E regulatory beta subunit 5, which translates to MNCSEGRRVQALLRALLRDLRRGGNGSAGTAGPGPGPGGDASLYILLIMIFYGCLAGGLILAYTRSRKLESKHDPYHLYIERDWGRGGGGPGRAGEEGGGPAEDQRLV; encoded by the coding sequence ATGAACTGCAGCGAGGGGCGGCGGGTGCAGGCGCTGCTGCGCGCGCTGCTGCGGGACCTGCGCCGCGGCGGCAACGGCAGCGCGgggacggcggggccggggcccgggccgggcggcgacGCCTCGCTCTACATCCTGCTCATCATGATCTTCTACGGGTGCCTGGCCGGGGGGCTCATCCTGGCCTACACCCGCTCGCGGAAGCTGGAGTCCAAGCACGATCCCTACCACCTCTACATCGAGCGCGActggggccgcggcggcggcggcccgggccgggcgggcgagGAGGGCGGCGGGCCCGCCGAGGACCAGCGGCTGGTGTGA